The Pleuronectes platessa chromosome 11, fPlePla1.1, whole genome shotgun sequence genome includes a window with the following:
- the htr1b gene encoding 5-hydroxytryptamine receptor 1B produces the protein MELSGYIVTTEPVNASNDSFITASSAAEDESAESLAFQISLAVLLSVITLATTLSNAFVIATISQSKKLQTPANFLIASLALTDLLVSILVMPICVLYTVIHTWTLGQVVCDIWLSSDITCCTASILHLCVIALDRYWAITDAVEYCKKRTPGRAAGMVVTAWVIAISISLPPLFWRQVKAEELTSCGVNTDHIFYTIYSTFGAFYIPTLLLIVLYGRIYVEARKRILKQSPKKVGKRLTSAHLVTNSPGSVTSTTSLQYGRHDGPPHDSGSSAGDNQVKVTVSDALLEKKRISAARERKATKTLGIILGAYIVCWLPFFIYTLVVATCDTCLIPELFDFFTWLGYLNSLINPIIYTMSNEDFKKAFHKLVRFRCCRW, from the coding sequence ATGGAGCTATCCGGTTACATCGTGACGACCGAGCCGGTGAACGCCAGTAACGACAGTTTCATCACAGCTTCCTCCGCCGCCGAGGATGAGAGCGCGGAGAGTCTCGCCTTCCAGATCAGCCTGGCGGTGCTGCTGTCCGTCATCACACTGGCCACCACTTTATCCAACGCGTTCGTCATCGCCACGATCTCGCAGTCGAAGAAGCTGCAAACTCCTGCCAACTTCCTCATCGCGTCCCTGGCCCTCACCGACCTGCTCGTGTCCATCCTGGTGATGCCCATCTGCGTCCTGTACACCGTCATCCACACCTGGACGCTGGGGCAGGTCGTGTGCGACATCTGGCTCTCCTCGGACATAACGTGCTGCACCGCCTCCATCCTCCACCTGTGCGTAATCGCCCTGGATAGGTACTGGGCCATCACGGACGCGGTGGAGTACTGCAAAAAGCGCACGCCGGGACGCGCGGCCGGGATGGTGGTCACGGCCTGGGTCATCGCCATCTCCATCTCCCTGCCGCCGCTCTTCTGGAGGCAGGTGAAGGCGGAGGAGCTGACGAGCTGCGGCGTCAACACGGATCATATTTTCTACACCATCTACTCCACCTTCGGGGCTTTTTACATCCCCACCTTGCTGCTCATTGTCCTCTACGGGCGGATTTACGTGGAGGCTCGGAAGCGCATCCTCAAGCAGTCCCCCAAGAAGGTGGGGAAGAGACTGACCTCCGCGCACCTGGTCACCAACTCCCCCGGCTCCGTGACTTCCACGACCTCGCTGCAGTACGGGAGACACGACGGGCCCCCCCACGACAGCGGCTCCTCGGCCGGGGACAACCAGGTGAAGGTGACGGTGTCGGACGCGCTGCTGGAGAAGAAGCGGATTTCCGCggccagagagagaaaagccacAAAAACTTTGGGGATCATCCTCGGCGCGTACATCGTCTGCTGGCTGCCCTTCTTCATCTACACGCTGGTGGTGGCCACATGCGACACGTGTCTGATCCCCGAGTTATTCGACTTTTTCACCTGGCTGGGATACCTGAACTCCCTCATCAACCCCATCATATACACCATGTCCAACGAGGACTTCAAGAAAGCTTTCCATAAACTTGTGCGCTTCAGGTGCTGCAGGTGGTGA
- the impg1b gene encoding interphotoreceptor matrix proteoglycan 1 gives MLLKSGLFFTLCVFTLHASQIKDLQEPSFSGLRDVKYRHFLEAARPIRHSAHVGHRTRRSTMFNTGVKVCPQDTMKVVLGSHRAYYKLRVCQEAIWEAFRIFFDRVPNSEEYRAWVYTCQHQNLCMDELAQNFSSTQEHLELVARRVAEEAELDGAVTATPDHARECTWTPPLILLPTDDDMNANMIKENNQEYIVEFSVTIVDPAYSELLSDPTSPHYSDITRELTDKMLHVFKKVPGFKEIRVLGFRTEDVSMRYAVVFNGETELNDDPEGLEEPQTDPDEDVNAPKLKSIIKKALKQEPSLPMDLQTLSFEAVTTIYPVAELGIKSVESFLPEDDTKTQTEDNTPVYNFLPTLAAIENSLEASTIEPETHTIMPFPPSVLQEASPAVPDETPLMAAANPAQEAGDVTAPETTTEEEEAVPEVEVLPPSEEDQGGEAEPEGRVTDEPEPTDGSSEEQPELQNEDGPLETPDPNPVEVASDNPHEDTAQGIEPGSAVEPLPPPEESGEAPEDVDESNGGHSGTTDVPAEGSNVQEDVGPSQSWTEPGGTEPLGEESGSGYPSESDERPHESTAAPAMRQASTPLMTTVDRSKELVVFFSLRVTNMMFSDDLFNKSSPEYKSLENTFLELTQHSGSSDSPNPGASSRSGPRRQTTLASIPLLPYLESNLTGFKELEILNFRNGSVVVNSKMKLDKPVPYNVTEAVHCVLEDFCSAASKRLDIKIDSRSLEIEPADQGDPCKFLACNEFSRCVVNSWTDEAECLCDPGYRTEEGLPCQSTCSLEPDYCLNDGMCEIIPGHGATCRCPVGKYWHYHGHHCDELVLVPLDPPLIITSLVGSLCLVCGVIGILIFFNKKCIKPKKAVTVVHTLAPYAFENTLRVNPVFENDDGSLTQVSTLPCPSSSSASSQSQQSEHFVSLENIHLSIEIPRQLYTTRSEKLVSEIVDFHHCIPHNEVRTRD, from the exons ATGCTTTTGAAGTCGGGACTAttcttcactttgtgtgtgtttaccctcCACGCAAGTCAAATCAAAG ACCTTCAAGAACCCAGTTTCTCTGGACTAAGGGATGTGAAGTACAGACACTTCCTGGAAgctgctcgaccaatcagacaCTCTGCACATGTCGGACATCGGACCAGGAGGTCAACAATGTTCAACACAGGGGTCAAGGTGTGTCCCCAGGACACAATGAAAGTGGTCCTGGGCAGCCATCGGGCTTATTACAAGCTCAGAG TTTGCCAGGAGGCCATCTGGGAGGCGTTCCGGATCTTCTTTGACCGGGTCCCGAACTCGGAGGAGTACAGAGCCTGGGTTTACACCTGCCAGCACCAGAACCTTTGCATGGACGAGCTGGCCCAGAACTTCAGCAGCACCCAGGAGCACCTGGAGTTGGTGGCCAGA AGAGTGGCAGAGGAGGCTGAACTTGATGG AGCTGTCACTGCAACCCCAGATCATGCAAGGGAAT GTACCTGGACGCCGCCTCTGATTCTGCTTCCAACAGACGATGACATG AATGCCAACATGATAAAGGAGAACAACCAAGAGTACATTGTGGAGTTCAGCGTCACCATCGTGGACCCGGCGTACAGCGAGCTCCTCAGCGACCCCACGTCGCCGCATTACAGCGACATCACCCGGGAGCTCACTGACAAG atgcttcatgtgtttaaaaaagttCCAGGATTCAAAGAGATTCGTGTTCTGGGATTTCG CACGGAGGATGTGTCTATGCGCTACGCTGTGGTCTTCAACGGAGAGACAGAGCTCAATGATGATCCTGAGGGTCTTGAGGAGCCTCAAACGGACCCGGACGAGGATGTTAACGCTCCAAAACTGAAGAGCATCATTAAGAAGGCCTTGAAACAGGAGCCGTCCCTACCGATGGACCTACAGACTCTTAGCTTTGAGGCTG TGACTACAATTTATCCAGTTGCTGAGCTCGGCATCAAGTCGGTTGAGAGTTTCCTACCAGAGGACGACACAAAGACGCAGACAGAGGACAACACCCCTGTTTACAATTTCTTACCCACACTGGCAGCGATAGAAAACTCTCTGGAAGCTTCAACGATCgaaccagaaacacacaccaTCATGCCTTTCCCCCCAAGCGTCCTCCAAGAAGCCAGTCCTGCTGTCCCCGACGAGACCCCTCTGATGGCCGCAGCAAATCCGGCTCAAGAGGCCGGAGACGTAACAGCTCCAGAAAccaccacagaggaggaggaggcagtgcCAGAGGTGGAGGTGCTGCCACCATCTGAGGAAGATCAGGGCGGTGAGGCCGAACCTGAAGGACGGGTGACTGACG aaCCTGAACCAACTGATGGTTCCAGTGAGGAACAGCCCGAGCTACAGAATGAAGATGGTCCCTTGGAGACTCCGGACCCCAACCCTGTGGAAGTGGCGAGTGATAATCCTCATGAGGATACAGCCCAAGGTATTGAACCAGGATCAGCTGTGGAGCCTTTGCCGCCTCCTGAAGAGAGTGGCGAAGCCCCTGAAGACGTAGATGAGTCGAACGGAGGGCACAGTGGGACAACGGACGTCCCTGCCGAGGGCTCAAACGTTCAAGAGGATGTAGGACCAAGTCAGAGCTGGACAGAGCCAGGTGGGACTGAGCCTCTGGGGGAGGAGAGCGGCAGTGGGTACCCCTCAGAGTCGGACGAACGCCCACATGAATCCACGGCAGCACCGGCCATGAGACAAGCCAGCACCCCTCTGATGACCACAGTGGACAGGAGCAAAGAGTTAGTGGTTTTCTTTAGCTTGAGGGTCACTAACATGATGTTTTCTGACGACCTGTTCAACAAGAGCTCCCCGGAATATAAATCTCTGGAGAATACCTTTCTTGAGCTG ACACAGCACTCTGGCTCCAGCGATTCGCCAAACCCTGGAGCTTCCAGTAGATCTGGGCCTAGGAGACAGACGACTTTAGCCTCCATACCG CTCCTTCCGTACCTCGAGTCCAATTTGACCGGATTCAAGGAGCTGGAAATCCTCAACTTTAGGAACGGCAGCGTCGTGGTGAACAGCAAGATGAAACTGGACAAGCCGGTACCTTATAATGTCACAGAAGCCGTGCACTGCGTGCTCGAAGACTTCTGCAGCGCTGCATCGAAGCGGCTTGACATCAAGATCGACAGCCGCTCCTTGGAAATAGAGCCGG CCGACCAAGGAGACCCCTGTAAGTTCCTGGCCTGCAATGAGTTTTCGCGCTGCGTGGTAAACAGTTGGACTGATGAGGCCGAGTGTCTGTGCGATCCGGGCTACCGCACCGAGGAAGGCCTGCCGTGTCAGAGCACCTGCTCTCTGGAGCCGGACTATTGTCTCAATGACGGCATGTGTGAAATCATCCCAGGACACGGAGCTACCTGCAG GTGTCCTGTAGGTAAATACTGGCACTACCACGGACACCACTGCGATGAGCTGGTGTTGGTGCCGTTGGACCCTCCGCTTATCATAACCAGCCTCGTGGGAAGTCTCTGCCTAGTTTGTGGCGTCATTGGCATTTTGATATTCTTTAACAAGAAGTGTATAAAGCCCAAAAAGGCTGTGACAGTTGT GCACACCCTTGCTCCCTATGCCTTTGAGAATACTTTGAGGGTGAACCCCGTGTTTGAGAATGATGATGGCTCCCTAACTCAAGTGTCCACATTGCCATGTCCTTCaagttcttctgcttcttcccaATCCCAACAGTCTGAGCATTTTGTCTCTCTTGAGAATATACATCTGAGTATTGAG ATCCCCAGACAACTCTACACAACCAGATCAGAAAAGTTAGTCTCCGAGATTGTGGACTTCCATCACTGTATACCACACAATGAGGTGAGGACCAGAGACTAG